GCTAGACTGCTGGAGAACGCTGAGGGCGGTTCTTGCACAACAGAATGGATTCAATTGTAGTCTGGATTCTTCATATCTAGCTCGGTCTGAATCGAAGCCTGGATCATTGATTGACATACAACTTCCTTGGTGTGAATTGCTCCTTGCACATTGTACGTGCCCTTCTTTCTGGTGATAAGTTCCCCGCGGAAAACTTTTCTTATCGGTCGCGCGGCGGATATGGAGTCCGACGGTGATTGGCCCGGGCTGGTGTTATCGGCGTATTggaggacgaagaaaagTTTCCCGTCGTCGgtcgtcatcatccgcgGTCTTCTAGTCGGGCACAATGAacagaaataataataataattatgACGGCCAATCTCGTGCTGGTTGATTTTTCTTCCGATTGACTTCTTTTtatttcttctttccctaTCCCTAACTTTCTCAATTCTCATCCCAATCCATCCCTGTTGATGTGTTGAGCTGACTGAGTCGTGAGACCGATCTCTGACGACATACCTGCTCTTCCACTCCTCTGGGCAAACCGCCTCGGTCCATTGGACTCCCTCTATCCGCAGGCATGGCTGCTTCGTTGTGCGCCCTCCGTGGCACTCGCCAGCTTGTCATTCGTACGCGGTTGCGTGCCTCTCCTGCCTCAATCTCACTGCGAAAGGCCGCCCCCTCGCCGGTATTGGCCACTCGCCGTTATCTCAACACTGCCACACAAGCGCCTCCAGCGTCGCGACGGGCAGTTTATACTAGCTCCGTGGCTGACCATGGAGACCCCCATCCCCGCGATCTCTTCCAACCCCTCGACACTTTCCCCCGCCGGCACATTGGCCCCTCGCCCGAGGCGGCCCAGGAGATGCTCGCCGCATTGGACCCTCCGGTAGCAACCCTGGATGAGTTCGTCAAGCAGGTGCTTCCCGCCGACATCCTGTCCAAGAAAGATCTCACGGTCACCCCTCCTAGCGCCGACATCAACCTGCCTCGCTCCAGTGTACACGGTGGCTTGGGAGAGACGGATATGCTGAAGCTGCTTGAGACCTACCGCAAGCAGATTGACATCTCCGGCAAGTCATACCTGGGAACCGGCTACTACCCCACCATTGTTCCCCCGGTTATCCTCCGCAACATTCTGGAAAACCCCGCTTGGTACACCAGCTACACACCCTACCAGCCTGAAATCAGTCAAGGCCGTCTGGAATCGCTCCTGAACTTCCAGACCTTGACCGCCGATCTGACCGGCTTGCCATTCGCCAATGCTTCCGTCCTGGATGAGGCTACCGCTGCCGCCGAGGCCATGACCATGTCTCTGGCCACCCTCCCCATGGCTaagcagaagaagcccgGCAAGGCGTATGTGGTGTCCCATCTGTGCCACCCTCAGACCATTGCCGTCATGCAGTCTCGCGCTGAAGGATTCGGGATCAATCTGGTGGTGGGTGACATCATGGCGAACGACTTTGAGCTGGTGAAGAAACAGGGTGACAACCTCATTGGTGTTCTCGCGCAATACCCCGATACCGAGGGTGGTGTGTACGATTTCCAGGCTCTGAGCGACAGCATCCACGCCGCTGGTGGCACCTTCAGCGTTGCTACCGATCTCCTCGCATTGACCCTCCTCAAGGCTCCCGGTGAGTTCGGTGCGGATATCGCGTTTGGGAATGCCCAGAGATTCGGTGTCCCTATGGGATTCGGTGGTCCTCACGCAGCTTTCTTTGCCTGCGCCGACAAGTACAAGCGGAAGGTTCCTGGACGTGTCGTCGGGGTGTCCAAGGACCGTCTGGGCAACCGGGCTTTGAGATTGGCTCTGCAGACCCGCGAACAGCACATCCGTCGCGAAAAGGCCACTAGCAACATTTGCACCGCTCAGGCTCTGCTTGCCAACATGAGTGCCATGTATGCCGTTTACCACGGTCCGGCCGGCCTCAAGTCGATCGCTCAGCGTGTCATGGCCATGACCTCGACGCTGCAGGAGAAGCTCACTGCCTTGGGTTACAATGTTCCTGTCAAGGGCAGCGCTATTTTCGACACCCTGACTGTCGAGTTTGGCAGCAGTGAGGAGGCTGATGCCCTGATTGCGGCCGCTCAGGAGCAGAACATCTTCCTCCGCCGCGTGTCTTCCAGCAAGGTCGGTATCTCTCTTGATGAGACCGTTGGTCGCGAAGAGGTCAAGTCCCTCTTGCAGGTGTTTGCCAAGCACGCTGGCAAGGGCGAGGTTGAGCTCTCTGAGGAGATCGGCATCAAGTCCATTCCCCCCAACTTGGAACGGACCTCCCCCTATCTTACCCACCCGGTGTTCAACACACACCATTCCGAAACCGAAATGCTGCGATACATCCGCCACCTCGAGTCGAAAGATCTGTCTCTCGCTCATTCCATGATTCCTCTTGGCTCCTGCACGATGAAGC
The Aspergillus fumigatus Af293 chromosome 4, whole genome shotgun sequence DNA segment above includes these coding regions:
- a CDS encoding glycine decarboxylase subunit P, with the translated sequence MAASLCALRGTRQLVIRTRLRASPASISLRKAAPSPVLATRRYLNTATQAPPASRRAVYTSSVADHGDPHPRDLFQPLDTFPRRHIGPSPEAAQEMLAALDPPVATLDEFVKQVLPADILSKKDLTVTPPSADINLPRSSVHGGLGETDMLKLLETYRKQIDISGKSYLGTGYYPTIVPPVILRNILENPAWYTSYTPYQPEISQGRLESLLNFQTLTADLTGLPFANASVLDEATAAAEAMTMSLATLPMAKQKKPGKAYVVSHLCHPQTIAVMQSRAEGFGINLVVGDIMANDFELVKKQGDNLIGVLAQYPDTEGGVYDFQALSDSIHAAGGTFSVATDLLALTLLKAPGEFGADIAFGNAQRFGVPMGFGGPHAAFFACADKYKRKVPGRVVGVSKDRLGNRALRLALQTREQHIRREKATSNICTAQALLANMSAMYAVYHGPAGLKSIAQRVMAMTSTLQEKLTALGYNVPVKGSAIFDTLTVEFGSSEEADALIAAAQEQNIFLRRVSSSKVGISLDETVGREEVKSLLQVFAKHAGKGEVELSEEIGIKSIPPNLERTSPYLTHPVFNTHHSETEMLRYIRHLESKDLSLAHSMIPLGSCTMKLNATTEMIPVSWPEFSQIHPFMPADKAKGYTQMIDDLERQLADITGMAEITVQPNSGAQGEFAGLRVIKKYHEANGGEKRNICLIPVSAHGTNPASAAMAGMRVVSIKCDTKTGNLDLADLKAKCEKHKDELAAIMITYPSTFGVYEPGVKEACEIVHQHGGQVYMDGANMNAQIGLCSPGEIGADVCHLNLHKTFCIPHGGGGPGVGPIGVAEHLRPFLPSHPASEYLQSKRAATSSPPISAAPWGSASILPITFNYINMMGAKGLTHATKITLLNANYILSRLKPHYPILYTNNNGRCAHEFILDVRKFKDTCGIEAIDIAKRLQDYGFHAPTMSWPVANTLMIEPTESENKAELDRFCDALISIRKEIAAVESGEQPREGNVLKNAPHTQRDLLSSEWNRPYSREAAAYPLPYLVEKKFWPSVTRVDDAYGDQNLFCTCGPVEETD